One part of the Glycine soja cultivar W05 chromosome 11, ASM419377v2, whole genome shotgun sequence genome encodes these proteins:
- the LOC114375916 gene encoding histone H3.2, giving the protein MARTKQTARKSTGGKAPRKQLATKAARKSAPATGGVKKPHRFRPGTVALREIRKYQKSTELLIRKLPFQRLVREIAQDFKTDLRFQSSAVSALQEAAEAYLVGLFEDTNLCAIHAKRVTIMPKDIQLARRIRGERA; this is encoded by the coding sequence ATGGCTCGTACGAAGCAAACAGCAAGAAAGTCCACCGGAGGAAAAGCTCCAAGGAAGCAGCTCGCCACCAAGGCAGCACGCAAGTCCGCTCCGGCGACGGGCGGCGTGAAGAAGCCCCACCGTTTCAGGCCGGGGACAGTGGCTCTGAGGGAGATTCGGAAGTACCAGAAGAGCACGGAGCTTCTCATAAGGAAGCTTCCTTTCCAGAGGCTCGTAAGGGAAATCGCTCAAGACTTCAAGACCGATCTACGCTTCCAGAGCAGCGCTGTCTCCGCTCTTCAGGAAGCCGCTGAGGCCTACCTCGTTGGGCTCTTTGAGGATACCAACCTCTGCGCTATTCATGCTAAGAGGGTTACCATTATGCCCAAGGACATTCAGCTAGCTCGTAGGATTA